The Setaria viridis chromosome 2, Setaria_viridis_v4.0, whole genome shotgun sequence DNA window CAAGGGTAACACTAAATTTCACATATAATCAAATGGTATAGTTTGGGATCAACTTTATCATATCCAGTACTCTACTTTATTTTACTTTATTTAGAGTAGTTAGACCATTAGTTGCATGCAGAGTCAAATCTGAATTCCATGTTAGGGTTTACTAGAAATTCAGTATATTCCTTGAAGCTTGAGTTGGTTTAATTTAGTAGTATCATGCTTAGCTTTGCAGTCTTGTGGGTTGGGTTAATAAAAGAAGTTTTATAATCTTGGTGATGAAGAGGTTGGAATCCTCGTGATGATGTTGGTGTAGGGAATGTAAGCACGATGGAGTGGTATTATGATtctttggattttatttggtgTTTCTGGATTTGTGTTGGTTCTGTCTATAATTCTAAGGACCGGTTCATGAAGCCTATAATGCAGCTTAACAACATAACTATGAGATCTAATTGGCTTTGCTTGGTCTAGTAGTCAGTGTTCAGTATTGTTGGCATTGTGGTTGTTTGATAGGCACAACAAGGGGCGCTGCAGTGGTGATGTTGCCACACTATTAGAGGTGAAATTTTAGTGGGTTTGAGACGGGTTTTGAGAAAGGTCTTGTACTGAAGCCTACCCACACATCGGAAATGTGATGTGGGCTTGATAAATCCTGGTAAACGGGGATCACAACTCATGGTTAAAGTGTGAAACATTTATAGTGTAAAATTGATATATTAACCatgctcatggtcaagagcaGCCTATAATTTAGCACTACTCATGTATTTTGGAAACTTTAAATTGCTTGATGCTATGAAGCATGGAGTAATTAAAAAGACTAATACTTTATTTTGGTTCATTTCTATGGCTTTGTATTGAATGTATTCATTTCACACAATACTTCAATTATGGGCATCATCTATTAATCCCTACTTTTGTATTTTTCCGATGTAAGGAGATTGTAATTTGCTCTGCATTGTTTTGTAGTAATCATAGCTTAAGGTCTTTTTAGACATTGACTATTATTTTCTATGCTCTAAAACTTATAGCATGATGGATTATATGTAGCACAAATTTACATCTTAAACAATGACCTTCTGTTCTTGGATCTTGACATTTTTCAGAATATGAAGTAGACGCTTGTATATGGAGATAAAAGCCCGTACAAACCTAGATTGCACCGTAGAACAAATTCCATTGTGGAGACTATTGGTTGTAGCAAGGCTATGATTCTGCACAGGAATATTGCTGAACACTGTCTTAAATTGTCCTGCTAGCCTGTGGCCAGTGACATCTTTATTTGCTGGAAAAGCTGCACTTTATGTTTTTAGTTTTCCAGTTTTCACACTCAAGGTAAGACACTACAACCCTTATGATTAAGAGGTTTTGTGGCACACACTCAACATCCGATGTAGGTGTTTGTTTGCTAGTTCACCACCATCATTTTACCACAACCAATTAACTGAAGTGTTAATCTCTTCAGTTTCTTATGCAATTATACAGAGTTCTAGTCTGAGTGCCATTTGCCGGAACTCAATGGACCTGAGGTATAGGACCTGAAAAATGCGACTCATTTTTAGACTTTACTAGATCAAATTTcactttgttttgtttggttCCCTGGTTACTGATGATCTGGCAACATAATTAGTGAACTATGATGAATGAATGTTATTGTCATTGGCTTTGGTATGTCTCTTTGAGTTAACTGACATTTTTATTGTTTGCTCAGAACAGCATTCTTTTTTGAGACTAACATGCCTGTATGAAGACTAGTTAGAGGTTCTATGCCGAAGCCACAAAAAGATAATAGTAACATATTGTGGTGGGAAAGTGAGGAGTGAAATATAGAAATCTATTATTTTTGGGGCAACTGTTATCTGAATTAATAGTAACAtcattctttttgtttttgtttcaccGGGCTGTGAGCTCAGAGTGAATGAATAAGGAGAAATCAAGCATACACAAACTGCGCTCTAGATACTTTGGGGATTGAGCCATGTCAAGGTATATTCAGACAACAGTAAGATTATAGTTATCGCATCATAATCAACCCAATCACAATTCACTATCCATCATAAATTCTTGTATTCTTCTTGTCACACACTTACAAAGTTCTAACCTAAATGTATCTACATGTCATCTGCAGTTCAGAGCTCCAGACAGTGCAACTAGGCCGAACTTGAAAAGCGAGACTACTTTTCAGTTTTCAGAGTCAATTAGATCTCAAATGATTAGAAATAGATAAAACGAAGAATTACttagtttgtttcaactgtggtgTGTTGCTTCAATACTCTTGCATTTGAAATAACTGTAGGTGCAATGTTGAAATTATCTTCATTTTGCATGATGAAAGGTGCAATTGTTTAGTTAAAGGATCACGAAATCCAGGAACAGAAGTTTTAGTTTATGGTTGTTCATATGTTATGTACACTGTTCTGCAGAGGAATTTACCAATCTTTCTTGCAACGCTAAACAATTCATGATAGAGTGCTCAAAAGCTTGCCGTGTAGGCTCTGAGAACTGCTGACATGATGGCTCTGAGAGGAACGCTAGCTTGAAGTCGTTGGAATTTGTGTTGTGCGAAGAAACATTGTCAACTGATTGTCTGTAGGACATGACCCTAAGTAGCTCCCCTCATCTTAAGCGACAAGAGGTGTTGAATATCAATGCCCACACTTGCTGTCTAGTCTGGGAAAAAAATGCAGCTGGAATCTCAGCTCGAGGTAAAAATCGGGGACCATGGAGAACCATCTACAGTGGAAGGTAATTAATTATTAACCATTAAAAGATCATTTCagaattattttattttctaattatttttgtgATGGTGATTAGATACATAATATGAATGGAATGGATATGAGAAATAAATGGATGAGTTTGACGTGTTTTCAACAATAAAAAGTGTATCAAACTAGAAATGTATCGCAACTTGTTCACTAGTTCATTTGTATGAGTTTCTTTATACATTGCATGTACTAAAGTAGATCCACCATCCATCTAATGGCCTATTTGTTTGGGTTTCTGCCTAGCTTGTAACCTGCATATGTTCTTGCCAAATGTTTTATAAAAGTAATTGAATTCACTCTAAACAAACACATTGCACACTTTTATAAAGCAGGTTTGCAACTTTTATAAAACCAGTTTTTTTAGGGCGTATAAAATCAGCTTTTCCAAAAAGTATAGCGCCTCGGAACGGTCAAAATCATAGTCAgttattgcaaaaaaaaaatctacatgGTAAACATACTAGGCAGGCTGCAGACACGAGCGCTTCCAACATGCCAATTTTAGAATTTCTTCATCCCGCCAAAATCCGGCGCCCCTCCCACCTGCACCTGTATCTAGCGAGCTTACTACTGCTATACCACACGCCGCCTGCAGTCTCCCATGCACATATCTCAGTCTCTGTCTCGATCACGATCGAGTGATTTTCTGCATGCCCCACAAAACTTCTGAAAATGTGGTCAATAGGACTTGAAACTGGCGTTATGGAGTTGATCATATGTAAAGAATAAGATGCAAACTAGCTTaacatttcttttaaaaaaaagatactaaTGTATAATACACGGATGCTTTTGAGTAAAAGTTAAGATGTTTGGTACTAGAAGAATACAGTTTCACAGCGCTGTCAAATATGTAAAAACCAGCTAGCTAGCGTTGCGTGACGTGTGTTTTGGACGACCCAAAGAAGACGTGTCAAAGTTAAGTAGTAGACGTTAATGATTGCTAGCTGGGCCTGTCTTTTCCTACAAATCCTAATCCCAGACTTGGGAGAAAACCCATCGCCAGTAGTTCCCCAtcccccaccggcggcggctactctctccatctccatcggCCGAGATCCCCTCCGCCCTCGGccactgccgccggcgccgacgtaCTACCGGACCTGGTAAGCTCGCCTCGCCCAGCCCTCCAGCGCTCTATAGCTTCGATTCAGCATCTACCTCCGGTCCTCCGATTCGGATCCCTAATCATTTCTGGGCCTGTCGTCTTGTTTTGCAAACACTAATCGCAGACTTGGGAAAGCACAAAGCCGCCGGTGCCGTGGATCTCTCCGCCGCCTTTTCGTCAAGATCGGAGCACCGGGACATGCCGACCGAACCTGGTAAGCTCGCCATGCCCTGCACTCCAGCATGGAGCCGATTTGCTTCGATCTGGATCCCATCATGAAGCCCCGTTTGCCTGCTCGTGCAGATCGATGCACCCGTAGCCCGTAGCTCTCGCGCACCGCCGAccagcgccgccggcgatggTGCCAACCACCCGCGCCATGCGGGCGCGCGCCGACGCCAGCGCCGACAGGCTTCCTCGTGACGCGCTCTCCGACGCCCTCCTGCGGCTCCCGGCGAGGGAGAtctgccgcctccgcgccgtctGCCGCCCGTGGCGCGCCCTCACCTCCGACCCGGCCTTCGTccgcgcgcacgccgccgcccacccgggCCCGCTCTTCGTCGCCAAGTTCCGCGACGACCCGGCGCACGTCTACGTCATCGACGCCGGCGGCACCGTCCTCAAGCGGGTCGCCGGTGCGGACGGCGGCGTCCACGTGCTTCGCACGCGCCTGGACCTGGCCTGCCTCGCCACCGACTGGAACAGGTGCCGGGTGCTCAACCCTGCCACCGGAGCGCTCCAGGTCCTGCCGCAGAGCTCGGCACCGCAGCACAAGAACCGTATCAACCTGAGCAACCCGTACACGTTCTTCGCGCTCGGGATGGTGGCCTCAACTGGGGAGTACAAGGTCTTCAGGATGTTCAACCGCCTCGGCTTCCTTCTCGGCGGCGAGCAGCTCTTCGAGGTACTTACTATCAACGACAGCAGTGGTGCTGCTGATTCATGCTGGAGGGCAATGCCTATGCCTAGTCTTTTTATCGAGGCAAGCACCGGTGGCGTGGTCGGTTCGGTGGTGTACTTCTTCGTTAACAGAGGGTATAATCCTGTCACATTATATTCCGATGCTGGTGCTCGTTCGGACTACATCCTTTCATTTGACCTTGAGAGGGAGGAATGGAGGAGCGGTCTCGCAGGGCCTATTGGTGAAGAGATTGACTCTGGGGAGGATTTCCAGTCCAAAAGGTACCGATTTGCTTTAGCTGAGCTGAAAGGCTCTTTGGTTCTAGTATACAAGCGTCGCCAAAAGTCCATATTTGTCATGGACCTGTGGTTTCTGATGGACTTTGAGAATGGGCTCTGGGAGAAAAAGTACACCCTTCGGACTCGAGTGATCGCCCCGACTGGAGATAATCTGAAGCATGTAATACCAATACTGGTTTTAAATGATGGGAGGATAGTCATCCATGCAGCACCGACTGGAGTTCTCATCATATGGAATCAATCGGATCCACGGGTCAATAATTTGGTCACACTAGTGGAGGGCAGACCTCTTGATTCGGTTGGTGTCTACACAGGAAGCCTGTTGAGTCTACAATAGGTTGACATGCATGGTGCAGCTAGTGCTGTTATATTTTGTTGCTCAGTTCAGCTCTTTGATAATCTACTCCTAGGAATCACTCCTAGTTTCTGGAGCTGAATGCTGTATGCATGTTGTTGCAAATGTTAGCAAGTTTTAATCTCTTTTTCATGTTGTAATCTGCACTTTTTAAGTTGTAGACTTGATGCATCTTTGATGTCATTCCTTGAGTTTTACTTGTTATGCTTGTTAATCTATTTATTCCTTATGTGTTATGTTCTTTGGTTACTTAAGATCTATCAGTGCGAAGATGAAATAATCTTGCTTTCGGAATGCCTCTTTTAGTGACTTGGCATTATTTTGGTTTGCTCAGTGTAACATGCTTGTGGAGACTAAATGCCTATAGAATGCTTGTGGTTTGCCTAGAGGTCCTTGTAGGCAGATAGAATGCTGAAACCACAAGgaagaaatggaaacaatgtgTTGGGCAAGTGAGATCACTGTGCCATCGAGCGCTATATATTGTTTTCGTGGTCATTGTCACAAACTTCCGATAGGCTGTTTGCTCAGAATGGACGAATGAGGGTGAAATGTTGTACGGTTGTTGCAAATGTAGCAAGTAAGGGTACCTATCAAGTTACTCTTCCTGTTCTGATCTGCACCTATTAAGTTGTAGAGTGGATGCATCTTGATGCCATTTCAGAGTTTGACTGTATTTGTTTGGTTTCTCGATCTGGTAACATGATTAGTGAACCATTATGTGATGCCTGAATGTTCTTGTGATTGAAATTAAATAATCTTTAGGTGTGAAGCTGAAATAATCTTGCTTTCGCCATATGTCTCTTTGAGTGGCATGGCATTATGATTTGCTCAGTACAACATGTGTTTGTGGAGACTAAGATGCCTAGCTGTATGAGGACTAGTGGTCCTTATAGGCACATAGAATGCTGAAACCACAAGAACGAAATTAAATAGAAACACTGTGTTGGGCAACCGATCGATGTGCCATCAAGAATGCTCAGAATGAAGGATTGAGGCGACATGTTGTATGGCTGTTGCAAATGTTAGCGAAGTACCTATCATGTTGTAATCTGCACTTACTAATTAAGTTGTAGACTGGATGCATATTGATGCCATTTCAGAGTTTTACTTTGTTTGGTTGGTTTCCCTGGTTACTGAAGTTCTGGCAACATGATTAATCCCCCATGATCCAATGCATTGAAGAAACAAGGAGAAATCAAGCACGCACAACCTCTGCAATACATTTTTTGTCGGACTGCACTACAAAGCAGTTGTACTGGACGCTAGTTGGTGAGGATAATTCAGAGCAGACAGCAGATCATATGGTATCCATGAGCTTTTAGTTGCCCGCTGAGGTATCTTACTGGTCATACGATATGATGGCTGATATGCACTAGGTACACTGTGAACAGATGCTGGTCTAAGAACCTTGAAGTCACCAGGATATGAGCCAAGAAGTCTCTTGTGAACCGATTGGGTGCACCAGATGAAGGCTAGCAGCTCTCCCATAGCCTCAGTGTGGGTCTGTCGGTGATGAAGGTCAATGTTGATGGGGGGCACTGTAGTCGAAGTCAGGCCGGAGAAAAGGGTGGACCTGGTTGCTGGAACAACACTGGGAACTTGATCATATGTAACAACTGTGATGGTGTACTGGTGTATGATGGTTTTGCTGATTCCAGCAACCTTCGAGAATCGGGATCGTCGTCGAATCTTGTCAATGACTCAATGGTGGTGCTGGATGCATGTCGACCTTTATATTGGTGATAGTCTCCTTGGATCGCTTGGACACTCATGAACAAACATGGAGATGGCGCAGTTTGACACTATGACCCAGAAGGAGATCCATCCGAAGGCATTCATACATGAAGGCGGATCTAGTAATTGTGACCTTTCAGTCCTGATGATCCTGTTTGCTTCATCAATTTATGCTAACTTCAAAAATTAAAAACGGCACAGGCGGATGAAGCTCAGCTCCCCTTGGAAGGAACCAACAGAACAGACCATATCTTCGATGTGTCTCTCTAGCACGAGCTTTGATTCCCCTTCATTTTGATCACAAATCCTCCGTGTGTTCCTTGCAAATTTACCTGTATTGTTGTGGTAAGGAGCAATCTGTAAGCACAACAGCACAACCAAACGACTTGAGGAGCTTTCCATTCTGTAAATATCCGTTCTGGCTTCCAGATTTTTGACTGCTAAATTTACTGGTTCGGCAACAAAAGCAACAATCGAGTTCTCTCCGCAATGAAGATCTTGACTGTCTCCCCCGAAAATGCTACGTCAACTTGTGAGTTCTCACTCACATTCTCATTTGCCCCTCACATGAGATGTGACACTGTTCTAATAATTAAAATGCACCAGCGATGAAGACCTTAATGAGAACTCCGCAATATACACTAATACACAGACTATATTATAAAATCCAGTATGCAGTAAAATGGACCACTCTATAAAAAATATACATGATAATTTATTCCCCAGTCTCCATTTGTTGTGCTTAGCCTGATGCAGCGGCAGTTTGCACTCAGCCCCAGCTGATCGAAGCAATTGCTGGGGTTTTATGCTCTACATCATTTCGTGATGAGGATGCATCACTCAATCGGCTGCAATAGGATAATCAATGATCCACAGCCTTGGGGCATAGTTGACTTCAAATTTTAGCTCCCTAATTTGGCTGAATCAGTCTTCAAATTTGAGTGTTCGGACTGTTAACAATCTCAAATTTCACTATTGCAGGTTGAACATTTCTAATCTTAGCGAAATGCGGCCCAAACACTGTATACTTGTAGCCCAAATTTCAGTGTTAGTCGCACATATAAGGGCAGTAACATTTCTATAAAATACAAGATAAAGCAAATTACAGATTCAAAGAAAGGAACATATTGTTCAAAAATCTGGACCCCAAGTTTTTTTTGCTTATTTTTCTGTTTGTGGAAACACTGAAAACTAGTGCATGGCCACCAGAATGATAACTCATGCGCAGGCACGGAGTGTATCTAACAAATATTTATTACCTTCAGGGACGACCCTAACTCAGTTAAAGGAAAATACATTATTAGCAAATAGGGCAGTCAAAGCAGCGACTGATGTTGAACCGACATTCCCTAGGAAGTGGTGCCTTCCTCAGTTGTTCCTTCACTGAGCAAAATGTTGAAAGAATATTGAAAAAGCAGCATTAATTTCATCAACAAAATATAGAACTTACCATATGCTATATAATGGGAAAAATGAATTATGAATAAGCAAACTAAAACAGCTTGATTGCTAAATGACATCACCATTATATAATGGAAAATATCATTTCTTTCTCATGTCATCAGTATAAACCACAACGGGCGACATTAATTTTTTTGGTGACCGGGCCTTTATTATTACATTTCTGATTGTGTTAATCTCTATGTTATTAGGCTCATTTTTGGATACATGTACTATGGTAATAGTGATGGCTATCGTTCAGGGCATATAACAATGTCCTATGTACATATTTGATATTCATCTATTCAAATATAAAAATACGGAAGTAAATTTATGCAGTGAGTAATAAGGGTGAAAGTCTAATGAGTTTTCCATCACAAAAGATAAGAGTTTGACAGAGGACCTCCTAACCACTCCCTCTGTTCCATTATATTTGAACATAGCTTTTAGAGAAAAAAGTTTCACAATGTTTGTCCATTAATAATATCAAGAATGTAGTTTTATTGTAACATTTTGACTTGCTCCCTAAATAATTTGAAAGAAGATAAGTGATTGAATCATATTACTTAATATAGAGTCAATTGCATCCCTAATACAACAGGTAGGTGCAagtttttccaaaaaaacaTCTGACCTGCGGGGGTAAGACAACCCCTGGGCATtctgctaagagaagacattttcACGCAGGTCGAGAAAATCCCTGAATCTCTACCCGACCCTTCCACAGCAGCACCGTTGCCTGTGTGAGACGACCAGCGACCTGAGCCAGGCCTTGGACCAGTGCTTTGGCATGGGACAAACAAGGAATTTTTTTAACCTCAGCCTGAAATTCACTGCCATGGGGAGTTGAACCCAAGACCTGAGGAGTGCTACAAGAGCCACCTAATCAGTCAAAGAACTTGTAATATGCTTAATCCAATGCAAGAAATTGACACTTTGGTGCGTATATGAACCAAATCCTTCCACGGGTGTATCTGTCCATGGTGGACTATAAAGTGGCAGGTGCGCTACCCAAATAATCGGATTATATTAAAGGGAGGATTTAAAGGACGCACAAAACAACACCAAAAAAACACATGGTGGAAGAGGGGTTTAGAGGATGTTGTGCAGCCATTGCACGCGGCATTTGCTGGAGCTCCTGTGGGGATGGAGCCCCATCTTCAACAATTCAGCGTTGATCCTCTTGAATACAGTCAGTTGCCCTCTAGTCTTGGCCCTAATACTCTATTCTTGCATTGTGTTCCTTATGACTCCAAGGTGTTGGATGATGGAAGCAGAGCATGGGTCCTCGGTGCCGGCCTAAATTATTCCCATAAATTTGACACTAATGCATCGATACACCTACATGAATTTCACAATAGTCCACAAGACTGTATATATACGTGACAAGGAGACATTGTACATCTACTTTCAAAAAACTTGACCTGCAACCTCTAGAGAGTGCAAGACAACCTGACCTGCATTGTGAAACTTATGAAAATTAACCTTCAAATGATGTAATTTGCTTCCCCAATTGAGTCCTGAAGAGCAACACAATGAGGCCCCCTCCTACTTCCATATGACATCCTCAAACAGGCGCTCATGAGTCCGGCTGCTATATATATGTAGCTGGTCAACGAGATCCCCATGGTGGCACCTTTGCTTTGACCTTGATGACACCCCAGACGAGGTTGCCTCCAGCCTAAGGGAGGAGAGATGTTTGCGGAGATGAAAAAAAGAGGTGACCTTTGGGAGGTAGTAGTGATGGCACCAATGTACTCAGCAAGAGGCGGCGGTCATGTGACCTAGCTGAACGACAAGTGCGATACCATTGGGAAGGATTTGCTCTGGTTTTAGCAGTTTTTATGTGAGCAAGGAAAGGAATCAGTAGATTGCTTCGAGCCTGGCAAGCCTGATCCAAGTTCCCAACGAGCCAGGCTGTTACAGTGAACATGGAGGGATTTGGACCGTATACGCACTAAAATGTCAAGTTCTTGCATTGGATTAAGTAGGTTACAAGTTATTGGACTAATTGCGCCCACCTGCATAGATCTTGGATTGATTTGTACCTCTATTATTTAATAGAAGTATGGATGGTTATTTAACCACAAAGCTGGTTTTGTGGTCGACCATGCACAATGCTCAGCGGTCGACGGGATGAAAACACACTAGGTGGAGCACACTACTAACATTGTCCAGCGCTATCCATCCTATTCTCCATCTGATCCATTCCCTGCTTATGTTCCTTCTTACCCATCCCTTTCCattttccctctctttctctcttacTCACCTCTCACTGCTCCATTCTATTCTCTCAAATTCGGTGGAGCCGCTTCGGTATGCACAGATCTCACAATGATGGCTACGCATGGCAGATGGGGAGCATTCCCTTCCGCAATAGGGCAAGGCTAGCATCCCCCGCATAGATGAGCGATGACAGGTGCATCTCTACAACATTGCATTCACATGGAGGCTCCACGCCACATGCTAAGTAGAGGTCCTCAGGAAGCAACATCACACCATGGCCATAGAAGAAGGGGATACTAACGGGAAACAACAGCTTTGATGTGGATCCTAGGCGCGCAAGTCAGTCTACGGAAGCGGATCCCAATCAAGCGgtggtattttttttcttttctcccctATTTTTCACATAACTTTTTGCTGTTATGAACATTGTCACAATTTTTTTGTAACTTGTATCTACCAAAGTTTTTCATACAACTTTTTTAGTTAAACTTGGTTGTCtattctttatttattatttcatTCGATTTCTTCCGTTTGTCACAAAATTTCtgtttcctttcctctgttTCAGAATTTTTTTGTTCAAAATTTTGTCGCAAATGTTTATTTCTaaattttcctttcattttttctGTTTCAAAAATCTTGTTTAAAATTTCTCACAAATTTTTGTTTCCAACTTTTTATTTCATCTCTTCtgttttcagaatttttttttttgcaatttctaACGATTTTTCCccaaatttttaaattttactTATTTCTGTTTTTTCCCATTTTTTCACAAATGTTTTTCCCAAATTCTTTCTATGTTTCCTCCAAAAGTTTCCATATTTTGTTTGGATATTTTTCCGaatttttttgcttttttgtgtGGATAGAAAGCGGATTTGGTGATCGAAAAGGCTTGGTGGGGTGATATGGGAAATCGAAGACCCCTTAAACGAGAATGGAGGCGTGGGAATGGTTGAAGTAAGAACCAAAATGACATATAACTAGCTGCCGAACATCAACCGGTGGGAAGCTTTGGTTTATTCTTAGAACTAACACCTATGGTGTGTCGTGGATAAGAATAAAGTCTGTTTTTGATCATCCAACTATCGTTGGAGTTTGATTTTGGCCATGAAACACaaaaatttgaaatctttgACTATCTAACTATTAAACCCGTTCACATTTTTGACCATCAACCTGTTCTGAAATTAATAAGGGCTCCATCTTCTTCCcccgctccctcctctctctcgctctctctctccctctccctccctcccccgctccctctctctctctctctctctctcgccatCATGGGTGTAGGAGGCTGCTTTATGCAATGGCGCTCGTCTTGTCGGTTTTTCCGCTCTTCACTATAGTTGCACACCTCTTGACGGTGGGAGAGATTGACAGTATCTCCCTAACCCCATATCAGCGACACCCGAGCTCCTCATAGCAGAGTCACCTGAGCTCCAAGGTGCAGTGGCAGCTCAAGGCATAGACCCCCAGGCAGCATCAGCAAGGCTCAAGCTCCTCGGAGCGGTGGCGGGCAAGGTGAGCTATGGTgaggtgggagagaagaggacCTAAAGGCTGCCAGAAGTGGAGGTGGAGACAATCCGCTGCCGGCGATGAGGTCGCGAGCGAGCTAAAGGCTCGAGTAGGAAGGTATCTGGATCTAGGGCTGCATGGAATCGATGAGCTCGACGAGCAAGGGAGCAGCAGAGAAGGCATCACAGGGTTGTTTGGTAGGAGGCGGGATATACACCTATGCACACGGTGGCAGCATCATAGGAGACAAAGAGGAGACAGAAAAGAGAAAACGGGGCTGACTTTCACATGGTTAAATGTAAGCAGTTTTGATAGTTGGAagatttctgaatttttaagtTTAATGGcaaaaatttctaaaaattgGATTTTATCCCACAGATAAATAAACATCCTAGAACGGGAAGGAGTAGCCTGTTGTAGTTACTACCGATCTAATTG harbors:
- the LOC117844068 gene encoding F-box protein At3g07870, producing the protein MVPTTRAMRARADASADRLPRDALSDALLRLPAREICRLRAVCRPWRALTSDPAFVRAHAAAHPGPLFVAKFRDDPAHVYVIDAGGTVLKRVAGADGGVHVLRTRLDLACLATDWNRCRVLNPATGALQVLPQSSAPQHKNRINLSNPYTFFALGMVASTGEYKVFRMFNRLGFLLGGEQLFEVLTINDSSGAADSCWRAMPMPSLFIEASTGGVVGSVVYFFVNRGYNPVTLYSDAGARSDYILSFDLEREEWRSGLAGPIGEEIDSGEDFQSKRYRFALAELKGSLVLVYKRRQKSIFVMDLWFLMDFENGLWEKKYTLRTRVIAPTGDNLKHVIPILVLNDGRIVIHAAPTGVLIIWNQSDPRVNNLVTLVEGRPLDSVGVYTGSLLSLQ